AACCATGCAAACTGAGCCCGTCACCGGGCCGGGAAAAAACGTACGTATTGAAGGAGCTATCACTTTCAGCAGTTACGTAAATCCCGAAAAAACACTTGCCAAGATCTCTCTCACGGGATCTGACGGCAAAGATATTCCTTTAAGCATAACTACAAATTACGATGACTATTACCAAAGATTTGTAAGTGGTCCCATCGAAAAGACTACGGCCAGCAAGACTTACACACTTAAAATAAGTAAAGGATTGCCAGATGGAAAAGGCAACATGGAACTTAGCAAAGACTATAACAAATCCATTGATATCGTCTTTGATCCTGTTCTTCGTTACATGGGATACAACGGCGCAAGCACTGTTACCGGATCAAGAGTAGAGCTTGGTTTTTCCAGCCCTGTAATCCCTGCGCAGCTACTTGAAATGATCTCAATTAAACCTGACGTTTTCGTTTCGGCGGCATCCTCGGGCAAAAAAGTAGTACTCTCAGGGCCATTTGTGCCCGGCAAAAAATATGACATCACTTTAAAAGAGGGATTAACTGCGTCCGACGGAGCAGTACTGGACGAAGGACTCATCGCCAACGTAACGATTCCCAACATTACTCCTGTCGCAGACTTCACTGCCAACGGCATGTTTCTCTCAGAATCAGGCTATAAAACTCTGGGCATCGAAACCGTCAATACCAACCATGTAGATATAAATGTGGACCGTGTTTTTCCGAACAACCTATTCTCACTGTTCACCCATTATGGCTACATGGCTTTTGACTCCACCACATATGGCGGCGGGCTTTCTCCTGCTCTGGGTAATAAGATTTTTTCTGGCAAAATAAACATTACATCTAAACCGAACGAGAAGACCGTAACTCCCCTATCTCTCCAGAGCTTTATAGCAGAGGGCGGCAAGGGATTATACAGAGTCAGTGCGGGAGTTCCGAGGCAAAACCAGAAGGCCCAGCGCTGGATAATGATTACCGATCTCGGAGTTGTTGCCAAACAAGGTGAGAACGAGTCTCTTTTCTGGGTATCATCTGTTTCCACTCTTAAGCCAGTTACCGATGCTCGAGTACAGATCATAAGCAATCGCAATCAAATTATGGCTAGCGGAACTACTAGCAAACGTGGACTGCTCATCATCAAAAAGTCTGCTCTTAGGCAGGACGTAGGCCGCCCGTATATGGTTATTGTTAAGCGCAAAAATGATATGACATTTCTCCTGCTGGACCGCTTTGCAACCGACATGGCGGGTCTCGATGTAGCAGGACAAAGACTTTCACCAAAAGGTTTCACATCTTTTTCATACGGTGAAAGGAATTTATATCGTCCAGGCGAGACAGTAAAAGGTGTCGCAATCATCAGAGATAAAAAACTTACTCCTTCAAATAAAATGCCTATAGTTCTAGTCTACACGGACCAGCGCGGGCGTGAACTTTTCCGCAAAACAGCCACCACCGACAGTCAGGGCATGGTCGAATTTAAACGAGAAATCCCGGACTACTCACCCACAGGTCATTTCTCAGTCAAAATTCTCGCCGGAAATGAAAATATTGGTAATTACCGCTACTCAGTTGAAGACTTTATGCCGGACAGAATTGCTGCAGAAATTATCACCGCAGAAATTCCAGAACTGGGAGAAAATCTAAAATTCGAAGTAGAAGGAAGATACCTATTCGGCCCTCCAGCAGAAAGTCTTCCTGTGACAGCAAGAGTGTCTCTTGAATCCGCTAATTTTGCCCCTAAAGGGTACGAAAATTACCGTTTTAATACGGACTCAAGCTCTTTCAAGCCACGCGAAATAATGGTTTCTGATGAAAAGCTGGACGGATCCGGCAAGCACTCTTTCTCCGTCATTATTCCTGACAACATAAAATCTGATTCAGCACTACAAGCTAGGTTAACAGCCAGAATAAGCGAAACAGGCGGACGCGGTGTTACTGCGACAAAAACAGAACCTATTAATATTTCAAAATTCTACCCCGGCCTCAAAAGCCCTGCCAAGCAGGGATATGAACAAAACGAAGCCGTCAAGGTTGATTACGTCACGCTAACCCCAGAGGGTGAGAAGACAGTTGCGCCCAATCTTACCATGACTCTTTACCGTGACCGCTGGCAGACGATTGTGCGCGCCACTCCTTCGGGCGGGTTCAAATATGTAACAGAGCGCGACCCGCAGTTAATCGAAACTCGTAAAATTTCGCCGGCAGATCCGCTTGGTTCATTCAAAGTATCCCCTGCCGAATTCGGCAGTTACCGAGTTATTTTAAGCGATCCCGAGTCCGGCGTATCAGCTCAGGCAAACTTCTTCTGCGGAGGCTGGGGATATTCTCCATGGGCCATGAAAAACCCTTCGAGGCTCGAAATTGTCCCCGTCAAAAAGGGAGACTACAAGCCGGGCGAAATGGCTGAATACCAAATTCGTGCCCCCTTCGCGGGAAAGATGTTGATCACCATCGAGGATCGTTCAATTCGTTGGTCAAAGACTCTATCCATAAAAGGGAACACAGCTAAAATATCCGTACCTGTTCAAAAAGGGCTCAGCCCGAATGCATATGTCACAGCCACTCTAATAAGATCGGTGAATGACATTGAAGCGGGATCATCCGCACGCGCAGTTGGAGCTGTGCCATTATTCGTGAACAGAAACTCTAATAAGTTATCCGTAGCTATTCAGTCGCCGGAAACAATCCGGCCCATGCAGACGGTTACAATAAAAGTTAAAACTGATCCCGGTGCAAAGCTGACTATTGCGGCTGTAGACGAGGGCATACTTAGACTTTCAGGCCAGAAAACAGCTGATCCTTTTAGTTATTTCTACGCAAAAAGAGCACTCGGAGTTAGATGGTCCGACACTTTCGGAATGCTGATGCCTGATGCGGGACCAATTAACAGTTCTCCCGCAGGTGGTGGCGCATCCCTTGCCATGATGAAGCAATTCGCTGGCAGTGCGTCCATCAAAAGAGTAAAACCCGTAACCTTCTGGTCCGGCATCATCACCGCCGACAAGAAAGGTAACGCCTCATTTGATGCCAAAATTCCAAGCTTCAGCGGAGCTCTGCGCATCATGGCAGTAGTTACCGACGGCAAAAAATTCGGATCATCATCAACACTCATGACTGTCCGTTCCCCGCTAATGGTAACGCCCACCTTGCCTAGATTCCTAGCTCCAAATGAGAGCTTCGACATCCCCGTAGCGGTGCGCAACGACACGCCCGAGCACGGCAACTTCACGATAACAGTCAAAGCATCCGGCGCATTCGAAACAGCAATGTCACTAGATTCTTTTGCAGTCGAAAAAAACAGACAGCAGACAGCTTTTTTCAAAGCCAAAACGAGCAACAGCATAGGTGAATCAGTCTTCGAATTCACAGCTGAAGGGAATAAAGAAAAAACTCAAGAATCCATCGATATGGTCATACGTCCTGCGATTCCCGTTCAGCGCGCAAGCAGGTCCGGCTTTTTGAAAGACAAAAAAACATCATTCCCACTCACTCTTAAAGGAATGAGGAATGCGACCATCAGTAGAACGCTGACCATCGGTAATCAGCCCATGATCCGCATGGCAGGGAAACTGGATTACCTGCTCCGCTATCCATATGGATGCGCAGAGCAAACAATCTCCAGAGCTTTCCCGCTACTGAAATTCCCCGAACTTGCGCGCGAACTTTCACCTTCAAGTTTCGATGAAAAGTCGCCGCAGTACATGGTGCAATCAGCCTTAAGCAGACTTGCAATGATGCAGAGTGGTAACGGCGGATTCGCAATGTGGCCCGGCAGTTATAAACCTGATGCATGGACCTCGGTTTATGCGCTCCATTTCCTATATGAAGCCAGCCTTTCCGGCTATCAGGTAGATAGCCTGCTTAAGAATTCCGCAATCGCTTATGTTTCCAGCATAGCAAGTCAAATTAACGATCAAAAGTCATTCAGATTACCATGTTACGCGCTCTATGTTCTCGCCAAATGCGGCAAACCAATGCACGGACCCATGAACTATGTGCGTGAACAAAAAACATCCAAACTAGACCAGCTATCGTTAACCCTACTCGGCGGAGCTTTTGCCGCAACGGGCGACATGGCCGCATACACAAAGCTATTAGCAACCAAGCCTATTCCTAGTTCAGACGCTGACAAGGACAATTTCTTCAGCTCCGAAACCCGCGACTTAGCCCTTGAAACGCTAGTTCGTATGGAGTTCGACAAAGCTGACGATTCCATACCCAAAATGATCAAAAAACTGTCCAACCTAATGGCGGACAGTGGCAGAAACATAACACAAGATAACGCCCTAGGATTTATGGCATTAGGCTCATTCTTCGGTCAGACTAAATCAGCCCCAATGCCCGCAGGTAAAATCACTAGCGGCGCAAAAGAGCTTGCCGTATTCGATAAAAATTCCACAACAGTTGTAACGCTAAAAGGTGATGCAAAATTCGATATAGAACTTGCTTCCGCTCCAAAAGAAGGAACCGCTGTCTGGACAATAACATCAAGAGCAGTGCCCGAAGTAACAAACTGGAAGCCTTTCTCAAACGGCCTTGAAATCACCCGCGAGTTCCTTAGCCGCGATGGTGAGCCATTAGACGTAAATAAAATCAAGCAAGGACAACTCATCGCCATGCGGACAACCGTAACGTCCAAAGGTAAACGAATCACCAACGCTGTGATCCAATGTCTGCTACCGTCCGGCTTAGAGCCAGAGAATACCAAGCTAGCCACAACCGAAGATCTACCGTGGCTAAAAAAAGGAAACGTAAGGCCCGATCACGTAGATATTCGCGATGACCGAGTACTAGTTTTCTCCGATATCCCAGCCAAAGGAAAAGTAGAGCAAGTAACGCTACTACGTGCCGTAACACGAGGAGAATTCAAAATCCCACCAGCACAGGTCCAAGCTATGTATAATCCTGAAATAGCGGGAGCTACCGATATAGGTGAGATGGCAATAAAATAAATGTTAAAATATTATTTTACTTTATTTCACTACACTCTTGACAAACAAACTGTGCTATCTATTTATAAAACAGCTTCAAACTCAACATTATAACGTCAACACAGGAAAAAATATGAGACCTACAATAGTATTGGGAGAAAAGAATTTGGAATGCCCTGATTGCGATGGAACAGGTCATGGGCCAAATTCTAGTCAATGCGAGAAATGTGGAGGAGATGGAAACCTCTGTGAATACTGCACCGATGAACCTTGCAATGATATTGATGGTGGCCATTGTCCAAAGTATGACAACTAAATGTTTTTTACACTCTTACAGGCTTGACTACAGCATTTATAGATGGCTAGAAAAATAGTCCCAACCCTTTTAGGCGGCATTGCTCTTTGCTTTGTCGTCTTTTTTACTTTGGATTTTGTGTATCCGTTTCCTGAGTATAAGTTGCACCCTGCGACTGCTACTGTTGTTTATGATCGTGATCATAATCCTTTGCGTATTTTCCTGCCTGCGGATGGTGCGCGCCGCATGCATACTGATATTTCTACTGTTTCGCCTGTGCTAATACAATCGCTTATAGCTTCGGAGGACGGTTGGTTTGAATATCATCCGGGCATTAATCCTTTCTCTGCTCTACGTGCGGCTGTTTCGAATATTCGTGCGGGCCATATTGTTTCAGGAGCATCTACAATCCCTATGCAGATTGCTCGTATGGCAGAGCCGAAATCCCGTACTTTGTCTGCCAAGCTCAAAGAATCCTTTCGCGCTGTTCAGTTAAAATTGCACCACTCAAATGATGAATTGCTTGAAATATATTTGAACATGCTCCCCTATGGCGGCAATATTGAAGGAGTTGCCGCAGCGTCACACTTTTATTTCGGACACGATCCCTCTACCCTATCTCTTGCCCAATCAGCACTACTTACAACCATGCCGCGCGGCCCTGCTACTTATGATCCCGTCAGACATCCTAAACAGGCCGAGCGAGGACGAAATCTTGTGATGGAACAGTTGGAGCAGCGCGGTGTTTTCCCGAGCGCGGAGGTTGAACGTAATAAGAAAGTTCCGTTGCCTACAAGAACGCAACCAGTTCCGCTAAAAGCGCCTCATTTTTCACGTATGGTTTTTAAACACACAGGGCCAGCATCTACTATAGAAACAACTCTAGATTATCCACTGCAACAGATTGCTGAAGAACGGCTGAAGAATCACATTTCTCTTCTGCGCAATGATGACATCGACAATGGCGCGTGTGTGATCATTCATATTCCCACACGCGAAATTCGTGCGCTAGTAGGCTCTGCTGACTTTTTCGAAAAGGGATATGGTGGCGCGATCAATCTTGCTGAAACCAAACGTTCACCGGGGTCAACACTCAAACCGTTTCTTTATGCACTTGCTATGGATAAGGGGCTAATGGCTCCAGCATCATATCTATATGATATACCCGTCGACTACTCTGGATATTCACCCGAAAATTATGATCAGACATGGAGCGGACAAGTTGAGATGCGTGAAGCATTAGCGCGCTCGCTCAATGTTCCAGCGGTAAAGACTTTAGCACAGACAACTGTACCGAGCTTTGTAGATTTATTGCGCAAGGGTGGCCTTAGCACCTTGAATAAAAATCCGATGGAATATGGTCTGCCGCTCGCACTTGGCGGGTGTGAGGTGAAGCTCACAGAGCTAACCAATTTATATGCATGTTTGGCTGATGACGGTAGATATAGGCCGTATAAAATTAGGCCGTCAGATAACGAAATAAGTTCGCAACTGCTCTCTCCAGAAGCGTCATGGATTACGCTGCAAATGCTGTCCAAAGTATCACGACCTGAAATGAATGATACATGGATGCTCACAAACGACATGCCTGAAACGGGCTGGAAAACAGGTACGTCCTTCGGCCATAGAGATGCGTGGGCAATTGGAATTTCAGGAGAGTACGCCATCGGTGTATGGGTGGGAAATCCTGACGGGAGACCACGCAAGGGTATCTCAGGAGCCGTTCATGCGGGGCCATTGCTATTCGACTTGCTCCGCGCCGCGTCACCTGGTGGTAAGCTTCCGGCACAGCCGGACGGTCCGGGGATAAGCGAAGTGAAAGTGTGCGCGCACAGTCATCAATTGCCCGGTCCATTTTGTACGGACAGGATCACCATGCAAACCTTGTCAGGCAAAACACAGTTCAAACCCTGCGAATATTGCAGACAGATTTTTATTGATCCTAAAAGTGGATTCCGCCTTTCAGGAGAATGTCTGGATCGCAAAAAATTAGATAAGAAAATAGTGAGAACGCTACCA
This window of the Maridesulfovibrio frigidus DSM 17176 genome carries:
- a CDS encoding alpha-2-macroglobulin family protein — protein: MDRGPSPFRDKKNVLIGLLLMLCIIQASALLKNKHESVSNRMEAGENVVITDVSLDSQGYSQLLIAFDRPIGPLAVSTVLKTPPAKITPEVKGEWRWINPYGLKFTADPSFKSDTKFTIEMKPDNFLLDGQNLSGETSFTVQTGSFTVTETTMQTEPVTGPGKNVRIEGAITFSSYVNPEKTLAKISLTGSDGKDIPLSITTNYDDYYQRFVSGPIEKTTASKTYTLKISKGLPDGKGNMELSKDYNKSIDIVFDPVLRYMGYNGASTVTGSRVELGFSSPVIPAQLLEMISIKPDVFVSAASSGKKVVLSGPFVPGKKYDITLKEGLTASDGAVLDEGLIANVTIPNITPVADFTANGMFLSESGYKTLGIETVNTNHVDINVDRVFPNNLFSLFTHYGYMAFDSTTYGGGLSPALGNKIFSGKINITSKPNEKTVTPLSLQSFIAEGGKGLYRVSAGVPRQNQKAQRWIMITDLGVVAKQGENESLFWVSSVSTLKPVTDARVQIISNRNQIMASGTTSKRGLLIIKKSALRQDVGRPYMVIVKRKNDMTFLLLDRFATDMAGLDVAGQRLSPKGFTSFSYGERNLYRPGETVKGVAIIRDKKLTPSNKMPIVLVYTDQRGRELFRKTATTDSQGMVEFKREIPDYSPTGHFSVKILAGNENIGNYRYSVEDFMPDRIAAEIITAEIPELGENLKFEVEGRYLFGPPAESLPVTARVSLESANFAPKGYENYRFNTDSSSFKPREIMVSDEKLDGSGKHSFSVIIPDNIKSDSALQARLTARISETGGRGVTATKTEPINISKFYPGLKSPAKQGYEQNEAVKVDYVTLTPEGEKTVAPNLTMTLYRDRWQTIVRATPSGGFKYVTERDPQLIETRKISPADPLGSFKVSPAEFGSYRVILSDPESGVSAQANFFCGGWGYSPWAMKNPSRLEIVPVKKGDYKPGEMAEYQIRAPFAGKMLITIEDRSIRWSKTLSIKGNTAKISVPVQKGLSPNAYVTATLIRSVNDIEAGSSARAVGAVPLFVNRNSNKLSVAIQSPETIRPMQTVTIKVKTDPGAKLTIAAVDEGILRLSGQKTADPFSYFYAKRALGVRWSDTFGMLMPDAGPINSSPAGGGASLAMMKQFAGSASIKRVKPVTFWSGIITADKKGNASFDAKIPSFSGALRIMAVVTDGKKFGSSSTLMTVRSPLMVTPTLPRFLAPNESFDIPVAVRNDTPEHGNFTITVKASGAFETAMSLDSFAVEKNRQQTAFFKAKTSNSIGESVFEFTAEGNKEKTQESIDMVIRPAIPVQRASRSGFLKDKKTSFPLTLKGMRNATISRTLTIGNQPMIRMAGKLDYLLRYPYGCAEQTISRAFPLLKFPELARELSPSSFDEKSPQYMVQSALSRLAMMQSGNGGFAMWPGSYKPDAWTSVYALHFLYEASLSGYQVDSLLKNSAIAYVSSIASQINDQKSFRLPCYALYVLAKCGKPMHGPMNYVREQKTSKLDQLSLTLLGGAFAATGDMAAYTKLLATKPIPSSDADKDNFFSSETRDLALETLVRMEFDKADDSIPKMIKKLSNLMADSGRNITQDNALGFMALGSFFGQTKSAPMPAGKITSGAKELAVFDKNSTTVVTLKGDAKFDIELASAPKEGTAVWTITSRAVPEVTNWKPFSNGLEITREFLSRDGEPLDVNKIKQGQLIAMRTTVTSKGKRITNAVIQCLLPSGLEPENTKLATTEDLPWLKKGNVRPDHVDIRDDRVLVFSDIPAKGKVEQVTLLRAVTRGEFKIPPAQVQAMYNPEIAGATDIGEMAIK
- the pbpC gene encoding penicillin-binding protein 1C; amino-acid sequence: MARKIVPTLLGGIALCFVVFFTLDFVYPFPEYKLHPATATVVYDRDHNPLRIFLPADGARRMHTDISTVSPVLIQSLIASEDGWFEYHPGINPFSALRAAVSNIRAGHIVSGASTIPMQIARMAEPKSRTLSAKLKESFRAVQLKLHHSNDELLEIYLNMLPYGGNIEGVAAASHFYFGHDPSTLSLAQSALLTTMPRGPATYDPVRHPKQAERGRNLVMEQLEQRGVFPSAEVERNKKVPLPTRTQPVPLKAPHFSRMVFKHTGPASTIETTLDYPLQQIAEERLKNHISLLRNDDIDNGACVIIHIPTREIRALVGSADFFEKGYGGAINLAETKRSPGSTLKPFLYALAMDKGLMAPASYLYDIPVDYSGYSPENYDQTWSGQVEMREALARSLNVPAVKTLAQTTVPSFVDLLRKGGLSTLNKNPMEYGLPLALGGCEVKLTELTNLYACLADDGRYRPYKIRPSDNEISSQLLSPEASWITLQMLSKVSRPEMNDTWMLTNDMPETGWKTGTSFGHRDAWAIGISGEYAIGVWVGNPDGRPRKGISGAVHAGPLLFDLLRAASPGGKLPAQPDGPGISEVKVCAHSHQLPGPFCTDRITMQTLSGKTQFKPCEYCRQIFIDPKSGFRLSGECLDRKKLDKKIVRTLPAQLARWRAENSMEVPELPPLSPDCDLIPAGNAPRIISPASSTPYLLRKGTPLKFQQISLRANAEADSGTLHWFLDGRLVNKGEFDQKLFAEIKAGKHKISVTDSLGRTDSVLFEVRGGD